A window of the Vigna angularis cultivar LongXiaoDou No.4 chromosome 3, ASM1680809v1, whole genome shotgun sequence genome harbors these coding sequences:
- the LOC108326092 gene encoding kinesin-like protein KIN-7K, chloroplastic isoform X4, with the protein MAMASKRSAKSKGLRLSGSRAANSPTSSTTSSSKQFLETSVDGLSSPASSSARSKTPYSFSESVPSDAKENVTVTVRFRPLNLIVVCLWNVSPREIRQGEEIAWYADGETVVRNEYNPSLAYAYDRVFGPTTTTRQVYDVAAQHIISGSMEGINGTIFAYGVTSSGKTHTMHGDQRSPGIIPLAVKDAFSIIQETPNREFLLRVSYLEIYNEVVNDLLNPAGQNLRIREDAQGTFVEGIKEEVVLSPAHALSLIAAGEEHRHVGSTNFNLLSSRSHTIFSLTVESSPCGENSEGEAVALSQLNLIDLAGSESSRAETTGMRRREGSYINKSLLTLGTVISKLTEGRASHIPYRDSKLTRLLQSSLSGHGRISLICTVTPSSSNAEETHNTLKFAHRAKHVEIQAAQNTIIDEKSLIKKYQHEIQRLKEELEQMKRGVVSIQPKETGEVDFVLLKQKLEDGHVKLQSRLEEEEDAKAALLGRIQRLTKLILVSTKPSHSTRFSNRPGPRRRHSFGEEELAYLPYKRRDLISDDENTDLHVNLEGNVETADDSYKEEKKTKKHGLLNWLKMRKRDTGLSAFSGTSDKSCGTKSVSTPSTPLSESRHSHSLPAQSSPADFVSSSREDKEIHEDRVLGQETPLISVKSIDEIDLLREQQKILSEEVALHSSTLKRLSQEAARNPQMDQIHVKTADNHIIQEQLNQKIRECESLQETVGSLKQQLADALELRNLRPISNQSQHCSVTKGYHDEPYLEKETATINNSNEKILLQRQASEIEELKQKLAELGESKEQLELRNHKLAEESSYAKDLASAAAVELKALSEEVAKLMNQNERLLAEQAVLKNSPGQRRNSGTGTVRSGKRESHVRRNDQGGLNSDIKRELALSKERELSYEAALLDRDHKEAELQRTIEESKQREAYLENELANMWVLVAKLKKSQGAETDV; encoded by the exons ATGGCGATGGCTTCGAAACGAAGCGCGAAGTCCAAGGGATTACGATTGAGCGGCTCCAGAGCTGCGAATTCGCCGACTTCTTCAACGACGTCGTCTTCAAAACAGTTTCTAGAAACTTCTGTGGATGGTCTTAGCTCGCCGGCGTCTTCTTCTGCTCGGAGCAAGACGCCGTATTCGTTTTCCGAGAGCGTGCCTTCGGACGCGAAGGAGAATGTGACCGTTACGGTGCGGTTTCGTCCTCTGAA TTTGATCGTGGTTTGTTTGTGGAATGTTAGTCCCAGGGAAATTCGTCAGGGAGAGGAGATAGCGTGGTATGCTGATGGAGAAACCGTGGTCCGGAACGAGTATAACCCGTCCCTAGCGTATGCTTACG ATCGTGTCTTTGGTCCCACAACTACAACTAGGCAGGTCTATGATGTTGCTGCTCAACATATTATTAGTGGTTCTATGGAGGGCATCAACG GTACAATATTTGCATATGGTGTAACAAGTAGTGGGAAGACTCATACAATGCAT GGTGATCAAAGATCTCCGGGAATTATACCTCTTGCTGTGAAGGATGCTTTTAGCATTATCCAAGAG ACTCCAAACAGAGAGTTTCTTCTTCGAGTTTCATATCTGGAGATCTACAATGAG GTGGTTAATGATTTATTAAATCCAGCTGGACAGAACTTAAGAATCAGAGAGGATGCTCAG GGAACCTTCGTTGAGGGAATAAAGGAAGAGGTTGTACTCTCCCCTGCTCATGCACTGTCCCTTATAGCAGCCGGAGAAG AGCACAGACATGTTGGGTCCACAAACTTCAACCTACTCAGCAGCAGGAGCCATACAATATTTTCCCTG ACTGTAGAGAGTAGTCCATGTGGTGAAAATAGTGAAGGAGAAGCAGTAGCACTGTCTCAATTG AACCTCATCGATCTGGCAGGTTCTGAGAGCTCAAGGGCTGAAACAACTGGCATGAGAAGGAGAGAAGGATCTTACATCAATAAAAGTCTTCTAACTCTCGGAACT GTTATTTCAAAATTGACTGAAGGCAGAGCTAGTCATATACCTTACAGGGACTCCAAATTAACTAGACTACTTCAGTCTTCTCTCAGTGGTCATGGACGTATATCT CTCATTTGCACGGTAACACCTTCATCAAGTAATGCTGAAGAGACACATAATACTTTGAAGTTTGCTCACCGGGCAAAGCACGTTGAAATACAAGCAGCTCAAAATACG ATAATTGATGAAAAGTCACTTATCAAGAAATACCAGCATGAAATTCAGCGATTAAAGGAAGAATTGGAGCAAATGAAGCGGGGTGTTGTCTCTATTCAGCCGAAAGAAACTGGTGAAGTTGACTTTGTGCTCCTAAAACAAAAG CTAGAAGATGGTCATGTTAAGTTGCAATCAAGATTGGAGGAAGAAGAGGATGCTAAAGCTGCTTTATTAGGAAGAATTCAACGCTTGACTAAGTTAATTTTGGTCTCCACTAAACCATCACACTCAACTAGATTTTCTAACCGTCCTGGTCCTCGTAGAAGACATTCTTTTGGGGAAGAAGAG TTGGCATACCTTCCATACAAAAGAAGGGATTTAATCTCAGACGACGAGAACACTGATCTGCATGTTAATTTAGAGGGGAATGTGGAAACAGCTGATGATTCTTATAAGGAGgagaaaaagacaaagaaacatgGGTTACTAAATTGGTTGAAGATGCGG aAACGAGATACTGGGTTAAGTGCCTTTTCAGGCACCAGTGATAAATCATGTGGAACAAAATCTGTTAGCACACCTTCTACTCCTCTTTCAGAGTCCAGACATTCCCATTCTCTACCTGCACAAAGCTCTCCGGCAGATTTTGTATCATCATCAAGAGAGGACAAAGAAATTCACGAGGATAGAGTATTGGGACAAGAGACACCTTTG ATAAGCGTTAAATCAATTGATGAGATTGATCTATTGAGGGAGCAACAAAAGATTCTGTCAGAAGAAGTAGCTCTTCATTCAAGTACTTTGAAGAGATTGTCTCAGGAAGCTGCAAGAAACCCTCAAATGGATCAGATTCAT GTCAAAACAGCAGATAACCATATAATCCAAGAACAGCTTAATCAGAAG ATCCGTGAATGTGAAAGCCTTCAAGAAACAGTTGGCTCTCTGAAACAGCAGCTTGCAGATGCACTGGAGTTGAGAAACTTAAGGCCTATATCCAATCAATCTCAACATTGCTCTGTAACCAAAGGCTACCATGATGAACCTTACCTTGAAAAGGAAACTGCCACGATAAACAATTCTAATGAAAAAATTCTTTTGCAACGGCAG GCAAGCGAGATAGAAGAGCTAAAGCAGAAGTTGGCGGAACTAGGAGAATCAAAAGAACAGCTAGAACTTCGGAATCATAAACTGGCAGAAGAGAGTTCATATGCTAAAGACCTAGCTTCTGCTGCTGCCGTTGAGCTTAAGGCGTTGTCAGAAGAAGTTGCGAAACTAATGAACCAGAATGAGAGATTATTGGCTGAGCAGGCTGTATTGAAGAACTCTCCTGGCCAACGTAGAAATAGTGGAACTGGAACAGTCCGAagtggaaaaagagaaagtCATGTTAGAAGAAATGATCAGGGTGGATTAAACTCTGATATAAAGAGAGAACTGGCCTTGAGTAAAGAAAGGGAACTTTCATACGAAGCTGCTCTTTTAGACAGGGATCACAAAGAAGCCGAGCTTCAAAGGACGATTGAAGAATCAAAGCAAAGAGAAGCATACCTGGAAAATGAACTTGCCAACATGTGGGTTCTTGTAGCTAAGCTAAAAAAGTCACAGGGAGCTGAAACCGATGTTTGA
- the LOC108326092 gene encoding kinesin-like protein KIN-7K, chloroplastic isoform X1, with the protein MAMASKRSAKSKGLRLSGSRAANSPTSSTTSSSKQFLETSVDGLSSPASSSARSKTPYSFSESVPSDAKENVTVTVRFRPLNLIVVCLWNVSPREIRQGEEIAWYADGETVVRNEYNPSLAYAYDRVFGPTTTTRQVYDVAAQHIISGSMEGINGTIFAYGVTSSGKTHTMHGDQRSPGIIPLAVKDAFSIIQETPNREFLLRVSYLEIYNEVVNDLLNPAGQNLRIREDAQGTFVEGIKEEVVLSPAHALSLIAAGEEHRHVGSTNFNLLSSRSHTIFSLTVESSPCGENSEGEAVALSQLNLIDLAGSESSRAETTGMRRREGSYINKSLLTLGTVISKLTEGRASHIPYRDSKLTRLLQSSLSGHGRISLICTVTPSSSNAEETHNTLKFAHRAKHVEIQAAQNTIIDEKSLIKKYQHEIQRLKEELEQMKRGVVSIQPKETGEVDFVLLKQKLEDGHVKLQSRLEEEEDAKAALLGRIQRLTKLILVSTKPSHSTRFSNRPGPRRRHSFGEEELAYLPYKRRDLISDDENTDLHVNLEGNVETADDSYKEEKKTKKHGLLNWLKMRKRDTGLSAFSGTSDKSCGTKSVSTPSTPLSESRHSHSLPAQSSPADFVSSSREDKEIHEDRVLGQETPLISVKSIDEIDLLREQQKILSEEVALHSSTLKRLSQEAARNPQMDQIHVEMERLKDEIRAKKEQINFLQKQIADSIIASDKLDESGNLTELMTQLNEKSFELEVKTADNHIIQEQLNQKIRECESLQETVGSLKQQLADALELRNLRPISNQSQHCSVTKGYHDEPYLEKETATINNSNEKILLQRQASEIEELKQKLAELGESKEQLELRNHKLAEESSYAKDLASAAAVELKALSEEVAKLMNQNERLLAEQAVLKNSPGQRRNSGTGTVRSGKRESHVRRNDQGGLNSDIKRELALSKERELSYEAALLDRDHKEAELQRTIEESKQREAYLENELANMWVLVAKLKKSQGAETDV; encoded by the exons ATGGCGATGGCTTCGAAACGAAGCGCGAAGTCCAAGGGATTACGATTGAGCGGCTCCAGAGCTGCGAATTCGCCGACTTCTTCAACGACGTCGTCTTCAAAACAGTTTCTAGAAACTTCTGTGGATGGTCTTAGCTCGCCGGCGTCTTCTTCTGCTCGGAGCAAGACGCCGTATTCGTTTTCCGAGAGCGTGCCTTCGGACGCGAAGGAGAATGTGACCGTTACGGTGCGGTTTCGTCCTCTGAA TTTGATCGTGGTTTGTTTGTGGAATGTTAGTCCCAGGGAAATTCGTCAGGGAGAGGAGATAGCGTGGTATGCTGATGGAGAAACCGTGGTCCGGAACGAGTATAACCCGTCCCTAGCGTATGCTTACG ATCGTGTCTTTGGTCCCACAACTACAACTAGGCAGGTCTATGATGTTGCTGCTCAACATATTATTAGTGGTTCTATGGAGGGCATCAACG GTACAATATTTGCATATGGTGTAACAAGTAGTGGGAAGACTCATACAATGCAT GGTGATCAAAGATCTCCGGGAATTATACCTCTTGCTGTGAAGGATGCTTTTAGCATTATCCAAGAG ACTCCAAACAGAGAGTTTCTTCTTCGAGTTTCATATCTGGAGATCTACAATGAG GTGGTTAATGATTTATTAAATCCAGCTGGACAGAACTTAAGAATCAGAGAGGATGCTCAG GGAACCTTCGTTGAGGGAATAAAGGAAGAGGTTGTACTCTCCCCTGCTCATGCACTGTCCCTTATAGCAGCCGGAGAAG AGCACAGACATGTTGGGTCCACAAACTTCAACCTACTCAGCAGCAGGAGCCATACAATATTTTCCCTG ACTGTAGAGAGTAGTCCATGTGGTGAAAATAGTGAAGGAGAAGCAGTAGCACTGTCTCAATTG AACCTCATCGATCTGGCAGGTTCTGAGAGCTCAAGGGCTGAAACAACTGGCATGAGAAGGAGAGAAGGATCTTACATCAATAAAAGTCTTCTAACTCTCGGAACT GTTATTTCAAAATTGACTGAAGGCAGAGCTAGTCATATACCTTACAGGGACTCCAAATTAACTAGACTACTTCAGTCTTCTCTCAGTGGTCATGGACGTATATCT CTCATTTGCACGGTAACACCTTCATCAAGTAATGCTGAAGAGACACATAATACTTTGAAGTTTGCTCACCGGGCAAAGCACGTTGAAATACAAGCAGCTCAAAATACG ATAATTGATGAAAAGTCACTTATCAAGAAATACCAGCATGAAATTCAGCGATTAAAGGAAGAATTGGAGCAAATGAAGCGGGGTGTTGTCTCTATTCAGCCGAAAGAAACTGGTGAAGTTGACTTTGTGCTCCTAAAACAAAAG CTAGAAGATGGTCATGTTAAGTTGCAATCAAGATTGGAGGAAGAAGAGGATGCTAAAGCTGCTTTATTAGGAAGAATTCAACGCTTGACTAAGTTAATTTTGGTCTCCACTAAACCATCACACTCAACTAGATTTTCTAACCGTCCTGGTCCTCGTAGAAGACATTCTTTTGGGGAAGAAGAG TTGGCATACCTTCCATACAAAAGAAGGGATTTAATCTCAGACGACGAGAACACTGATCTGCATGTTAATTTAGAGGGGAATGTGGAAACAGCTGATGATTCTTATAAGGAGgagaaaaagacaaagaaacatgGGTTACTAAATTGGTTGAAGATGCGG aAACGAGATACTGGGTTAAGTGCCTTTTCAGGCACCAGTGATAAATCATGTGGAACAAAATCTGTTAGCACACCTTCTACTCCTCTTTCAGAGTCCAGACATTCCCATTCTCTACCTGCACAAAGCTCTCCGGCAGATTTTGTATCATCATCAAGAGAGGACAAAGAAATTCACGAGGATAGAGTATTGGGACAAGAGACACCTTTG ATAAGCGTTAAATCAATTGATGAGATTGATCTATTGAGGGAGCAACAAAAGATTCTGTCAGAAGAAGTAGCTCTTCATTCAAGTACTTTGAAGAGATTGTCTCAGGAAGCTGCAAGAAACCCTCAAATGGATCAGATTCAT GTGGAGATGGAAAGGTTAAAAGATGAAATTAGGGCTAAGAAGgaacaaataaattttctgCAAAAGCAAATTGCTGATTCTATCATTGCCTCAGATAAGTTGGATGAATCAGGG AATCTCACCGAGCTAATGAcacaattaaatgaaaaatccTTTGAACTGGAG GTCAAAACAGCAGATAACCATATAATCCAAGAACAGCTTAATCAGAAG ATCCGTGAATGTGAAAGCCTTCAAGAAACAGTTGGCTCTCTGAAACAGCAGCTTGCAGATGCACTGGAGTTGAGAAACTTAAGGCCTATATCCAATCAATCTCAACATTGCTCTGTAACCAAAGGCTACCATGATGAACCTTACCTTGAAAAGGAAACTGCCACGATAAACAATTCTAATGAAAAAATTCTTTTGCAACGGCAG GCAAGCGAGATAGAAGAGCTAAAGCAGAAGTTGGCGGAACTAGGAGAATCAAAAGAACAGCTAGAACTTCGGAATCATAAACTGGCAGAAGAGAGTTCATATGCTAAAGACCTAGCTTCTGCTGCTGCCGTTGAGCTTAAGGCGTTGTCAGAAGAAGTTGCGAAACTAATGAACCAGAATGAGAGATTATTGGCTGAGCAGGCTGTATTGAAGAACTCTCCTGGCCAACGTAGAAATAGTGGAACTGGAACAGTCCGAagtggaaaaagagaaagtCATGTTAGAAGAAATGATCAGGGTGGATTAAACTCTGATATAAAGAGAGAACTGGCCTTGAGTAAAGAAAGGGAACTTTCATACGAAGCTGCTCTTTTAGACAGGGATCACAAAGAAGCCGAGCTTCAAAGGACGATTGAAGAATCAAAGCAAAGAGAAGCATACCTGGAAAATGAACTTGCCAACATGTGGGTTCTTGTAGCTAAGCTAAAAAAGTCACAGGGAGCTGAAACCGATGTTTGA
- the LOC108326092 gene encoding kinesin-like protein KIN-7K, chloroplastic isoform X3, with protein MAMASKRSAKSKGLRLSGSRAANSPTSSTTSSSKQFLETSVDGLSSPASSSARSKTPYSFSESVPSDAKENVTVTVRFRPLNLIVVCLWNVSPREIRQGEEIAWYADGETVVRNEYNPSLAYAYDRVFGPTTTTRQVYDVAAQHIISGSMEGINGTIFAYGVTSSGKTHTMHGDQRSPGIIPLAVKDAFSIIQETPNREFLLRVSYLEIYNEVVNDLLNPAGQNLRIREDAQGTFVEGIKEEVVLSPAHALSLIAAGEEHRHVGSTNFNLLSSRSHTIFSLTVESSPCGENSEGEAVALSQLNLIDLAGSESSRAETTGMRRREGSYINKSLLTLGTVISKLTEGRASHIPYRDSKLTRLLQSSLSGHGRISLICTVTPSSSNAEETHNTLKFAHRAKHVEIQAAQNTIIDEKSLIKKYQHEIQRLKEELEQMKRGVVSIQPKETGEVDFVLLKQKLEDGHVKLQSRLEEEEDAKAALLGRIQRLTKLILVSTKPSHSTRFSNRPGPRRRHSFGEEELAYLPYKRRDLISDDENTDLHVNLEGNVETADDSYKEEKKTKKHGLLNWLKMRKRDTGLSAFSGTSDKSCGTKSVSTPSTPLSESRHSHSLPAQSSPADFVSSSREDKEIHEDRVLGQETPLISVKSIDEIDLLREQQKILSEEVALHSSTLKRLSQEAARNPQMDQIHNLTELMTQLNEKSFELEVKTADNHIIQEQLNQKIRECESLQETVGSLKQQLADALELRNLRPISNQSQHCSVTKGYHDEPYLEKETATINNSNEKILLQRQASEIEELKQKLAELGESKEQLELRNHKLAEESSYAKDLASAAAVELKALSEEVAKLMNQNERLLAEQAVLKNSPGQRRNSGTGTVRSGKRESHVRRNDQGGLNSDIKRELALSKERELSYEAALLDRDHKEAELQRTIEESKQREAYLENELANMWVLVAKLKKSQGAETDV; from the exons ATGGCGATGGCTTCGAAACGAAGCGCGAAGTCCAAGGGATTACGATTGAGCGGCTCCAGAGCTGCGAATTCGCCGACTTCTTCAACGACGTCGTCTTCAAAACAGTTTCTAGAAACTTCTGTGGATGGTCTTAGCTCGCCGGCGTCTTCTTCTGCTCGGAGCAAGACGCCGTATTCGTTTTCCGAGAGCGTGCCTTCGGACGCGAAGGAGAATGTGACCGTTACGGTGCGGTTTCGTCCTCTGAA TTTGATCGTGGTTTGTTTGTGGAATGTTAGTCCCAGGGAAATTCGTCAGGGAGAGGAGATAGCGTGGTATGCTGATGGAGAAACCGTGGTCCGGAACGAGTATAACCCGTCCCTAGCGTATGCTTACG ATCGTGTCTTTGGTCCCACAACTACAACTAGGCAGGTCTATGATGTTGCTGCTCAACATATTATTAGTGGTTCTATGGAGGGCATCAACG GTACAATATTTGCATATGGTGTAACAAGTAGTGGGAAGACTCATACAATGCAT GGTGATCAAAGATCTCCGGGAATTATACCTCTTGCTGTGAAGGATGCTTTTAGCATTATCCAAGAG ACTCCAAACAGAGAGTTTCTTCTTCGAGTTTCATATCTGGAGATCTACAATGAG GTGGTTAATGATTTATTAAATCCAGCTGGACAGAACTTAAGAATCAGAGAGGATGCTCAG GGAACCTTCGTTGAGGGAATAAAGGAAGAGGTTGTACTCTCCCCTGCTCATGCACTGTCCCTTATAGCAGCCGGAGAAG AGCACAGACATGTTGGGTCCACAAACTTCAACCTACTCAGCAGCAGGAGCCATACAATATTTTCCCTG ACTGTAGAGAGTAGTCCATGTGGTGAAAATAGTGAAGGAGAAGCAGTAGCACTGTCTCAATTG AACCTCATCGATCTGGCAGGTTCTGAGAGCTCAAGGGCTGAAACAACTGGCATGAGAAGGAGAGAAGGATCTTACATCAATAAAAGTCTTCTAACTCTCGGAACT GTTATTTCAAAATTGACTGAAGGCAGAGCTAGTCATATACCTTACAGGGACTCCAAATTAACTAGACTACTTCAGTCTTCTCTCAGTGGTCATGGACGTATATCT CTCATTTGCACGGTAACACCTTCATCAAGTAATGCTGAAGAGACACATAATACTTTGAAGTTTGCTCACCGGGCAAAGCACGTTGAAATACAAGCAGCTCAAAATACG ATAATTGATGAAAAGTCACTTATCAAGAAATACCAGCATGAAATTCAGCGATTAAAGGAAGAATTGGAGCAAATGAAGCGGGGTGTTGTCTCTATTCAGCCGAAAGAAACTGGTGAAGTTGACTTTGTGCTCCTAAAACAAAAG CTAGAAGATGGTCATGTTAAGTTGCAATCAAGATTGGAGGAAGAAGAGGATGCTAAAGCTGCTTTATTAGGAAGAATTCAACGCTTGACTAAGTTAATTTTGGTCTCCACTAAACCATCACACTCAACTAGATTTTCTAACCGTCCTGGTCCTCGTAGAAGACATTCTTTTGGGGAAGAAGAG TTGGCATACCTTCCATACAAAAGAAGGGATTTAATCTCAGACGACGAGAACACTGATCTGCATGTTAATTTAGAGGGGAATGTGGAAACAGCTGATGATTCTTATAAGGAGgagaaaaagacaaagaaacatgGGTTACTAAATTGGTTGAAGATGCGG aAACGAGATACTGGGTTAAGTGCCTTTTCAGGCACCAGTGATAAATCATGTGGAACAAAATCTGTTAGCACACCTTCTACTCCTCTTTCAGAGTCCAGACATTCCCATTCTCTACCTGCACAAAGCTCTCCGGCAGATTTTGTATCATCATCAAGAGAGGACAAAGAAATTCACGAGGATAGAGTATTGGGACAAGAGACACCTTTG ATAAGCGTTAAATCAATTGATGAGATTGATCTATTGAGGGAGCAACAAAAGATTCTGTCAGAAGAAGTAGCTCTTCATTCAAGTACTTTGAAGAGATTGTCTCAGGAAGCTGCAAGAAACCCTCAAATGGATCAGATTCAT AATCTCACCGAGCTAATGAcacaattaaatgaaaaatccTTTGAACTGGAG GTCAAAACAGCAGATAACCATATAATCCAAGAACAGCTTAATCAGAAG ATCCGTGAATGTGAAAGCCTTCAAGAAACAGTTGGCTCTCTGAAACAGCAGCTTGCAGATGCACTGGAGTTGAGAAACTTAAGGCCTATATCCAATCAATCTCAACATTGCTCTGTAACCAAAGGCTACCATGATGAACCTTACCTTGAAAAGGAAACTGCCACGATAAACAATTCTAATGAAAAAATTCTTTTGCAACGGCAG GCAAGCGAGATAGAAGAGCTAAAGCAGAAGTTGGCGGAACTAGGAGAATCAAAAGAACAGCTAGAACTTCGGAATCATAAACTGGCAGAAGAGAGTTCATATGCTAAAGACCTAGCTTCTGCTGCTGCCGTTGAGCTTAAGGCGTTGTCAGAAGAAGTTGCGAAACTAATGAACCAGAATGAGAGATTATTGGCTGAGCAGGCTGTATTGAAGAACTCTCCTGGCCAACGTAGAAATAGTGGAACTGGAACAGTCCGAagtggaaaaagagaaagtCATGTTAGAAGAAATGATCAGGGTGGATTAAACTCTGATATAAAGAGAGAACTGGCCTTGAGTAAAGAAAGGGAACTTTCATACGAAGCTGCTCTTTTAGACAGGGATCACAAAGAAGCCGAGCTTCAAAGGACGATTGAAGAATCAAAGCAAAGAGAAGCATACCTGGAAAATGAACTTGCCAACATGTGGGTTCTTGTAGCTAAGCTAAAAAAGTCACAGGGAGCTGAAACCGATGTTTGA